The following is a genomic window from Rhodospirillaceae bacterium.
TTGAGCCTGGCGCGCCTCGATAAAGTGTTCTCGATCCACGAGAGCATTGAAGGCGCATTGGCATCGAACGGTTAGTCATATGACGGGCCGTGTTGCAGATAGTCTAGAACGCGTTGGTCGAGCCGCTGTTGCAGGCGTAGCTGAAGTTGGTTTTGCAGCGGTATTGTTTGCGCAAAGTCTGTTCTGGATGGTACTTGGCCACAAGCGGGCGCAACCTGTTCGTCTCACTATGATTTTCGAGCGTGCGATGGAAGTTGGGATTGCCGCGGTTCCTATCGTCACTTTGATGTCGATCACCATCGGAATCATGCTTGCGATTCAGGGCATCTATACTTTGTCCACTTTTGGCGCCGAGCAGCAGGTGACGATTGGGGTAGGCATTTCTGTCGTGCGAGAGTTCGGCCCCTTGATAACGGGGATTCTCGTTGCAGGTCGTACGGGTTCATCCCTTGCAGCGCGTATTGGAACGATGAGAATCAATCAGGAAGTCGATGCTTTGGAAGTCATGGGCGTGAATCCGGTGCGTTTTTTGGTGACGCCTGCGTTAGTTGCGATGACGGTTATGGTGCCGGTTCTGACCTTTTGGGCTGATTTGGTCATGCTTGCGGGAGCCGGTTGGTATATTTCAATCGAACTTGGTATGAGCATGGGTGCGTACGTAGATAACTTGCGTGAGATTATCGTTGTTGATGATGTGATGCATGGCCTGGGTAAAAGCGTTCTCTTTGGTGTTTTGATTACGTTGGTCGGTGTCATTAACGGCGCGTTGGTCGAAGGGGGTGCGGAAGGTGTCGGTCGCATGACGACTCGCTCTGTGGTGCTTGCCATAAGCGCAATCATAGTCACTGACATGATTTTTGCATTCATAACGACGCGCTGATATGGCTGAACCCGCACTCTTAGAGGACCCGAACGTAGATAGTCCCCAGGCGGCACCAGATCGGGACGTCGTAATTGAAGTGCGTGACCTCGTCACACATTACGGTCCACGTGAGATTCTGCATTCTGTCAGTCTCGACGTTTATCAGGGCGAAACCTTGGTTATTATGGGCGGGTCTGGCTCGGGTAAAACCACATTTTTGAATGCACTTTTAGGATTGGTAAAGCCCACGTCAGGGTATGTTCGACTCCTGGGGCAAGATCTCAATGGAATTGATGGCGTGGCCCGGACGAAGTTGCGTCAGAAAATGGGCGTTGCGTTTCAGAGCGGTGCCTTGTTTACGTCAATGAACGTTCTTCAAAATATCATGCTGCCCTTGCGGGAACATACCACTCTTGACGAAACGACCATGCAAATTATGGCGCGGCTTAAGATGGAAGTGGTGAATCTGTCAGGGTTTGATAATCTGATGCCAGCCGAATTATCTGGAGGCATGATTAAGCGCGCGGCTTTTGCTCGGGCTATCGTTATGGATCCACGTGTTTTGTTCTGTGACGAACCGTCAGCTGGCCTTGATCCGGTTGTCGCATCCGCTATTGACGATCTCATTATTGATCTGCGCGATGCCATGGGCATGTCCATCGTTGTGGTGACACACGAGCTTGAGAGCGCATTTAAGATCGCTGATCGCATTTGTGTGCTGGATCAGGGTAATATCTTAATGGTGGGGACGGTTGAAGAAGTGAAAGCCAGTGATAATGAGCGTATACAAAATTTGCTCAATCGCCGCACTGAAGAAGAAGTGCTGGACCCGGATGAGTATCTTCGCCGGTTAACAGCGGCAAAAGACTGAGGGAACAGGGAAGGGGCGTCGGCGTATTAACGTCGTCTAGATAATGTCATGAAAGACAGCAGTATTAACTACGTGGTTGTCGGCGGATTTGTGTCCGTCATGATCGTCGTTTTCGTCGTCATCATTAGCATGCTTGCGGGAAGCACGGGATCGACCGACAAGTATTACACTGTTTACAGCAACGTGGGTGGTCTCAAGTTTGGAACCCAAGTGCTTTACGAGGGCTATCAGATTGGGCAAGTCGATAGTGTTGAGCCCATATTTGAAGATGGGAAAGTCCAGTTCCGCGTAAACATTGAAGTTCAGGAAGGATGGGTCATTCCCGATGACAGCGTTGCCAGAGCAACGGTGTCCGGCTTGTTGTCGGCGATGACGGTCGATATCGCCGGCGGAGATAGTGACGTTAGACTGCCGCCCGGATCACAGATTCCCGGCGTTGCGCCGAGTAACTTTTTTGCAGCACTTTCTGAAATCGGTGCTGAATTTGGAGACCTGAGTCAGAACTCCATTAAGCCATTGATTGAGAGTCTTGGGTCTTACGTTACCCAACTAGGTGATGCGGCTGTCGATAACGCTGGACCAATGCTCGTGAACCTCAACTCCATTTCAGCGGATCTCAATACAAAACTCCCCGAGATTTCGGCGAGTTTAACACGCACGGCACGTTTGATTGAGACCGATGTTATGGGTGAAGAAAATCGCGACAACCTGACAGCAGTATTAAGAAATTTTGAAGTGGCTTCATCGGATATGGCTGGCCTTGCAGCAGAACTTAATGAGACGCGGACGCTCATTCATGAGTCTGTAAAGCAGATCAATGCTGTTGTGTCTGAGAATGCAACGGATGTTAACGATTCCGTCAAGGACCTGCGTTACACCCTGGCGACCATCTCCCGGACGATTGATGACATCACAGGGAACCTTGAGGCGAGCAGTCGAAATTTTGCAGAGTTTAGCCGCTCAATTCGCCAAAACCCTGGTCTATTGTTGGGTGGTTCGCCCCAGCAGGACGAATCCTTGGCAAATTCAGGTCGGTAACGGAGAGCGGTATGGCACATTCAGTACTTGTCCGATGTGGGTTGTTTGCTGAGATCAGGCGTGTTGGTTTTACTAGCATACTGGCAGTGGCGGTTGCATCCTGTTCGTCTCCGCCGGTTCCAACCGATACATTTTACAATCTAACGTCTGGGCGTTCTGTAGGCGTTGAGTCTCAGTCGAAGATATCTGCAGCCTTAGAGGTGCCGCCGTTTCGTGCTGAGGGCGTCATTAACGAGCGCGCCATCGTCTATCGCGAAACCGAAACTATTCAGAAGCAATATACGTATCATTATTGGTCTGAGCCCCCTGCTATCATGATTCAACGCAGTGTCATTGATGCGTTGCGGTCAGCGCAGGCATTTGATCAGGTCGCTGCACCGGAAATCCGCACTAATCGTGACTATGAGTTGACGGGAATTTTACGTCGTCTTGAGCATGTCGTTGGTGGGACCAGCAAGGTCGTTGTAGAGTTTGATGTGGGCTTACGCCGCATTCGGGGCAACGATTTGGTGTTTCTGAAGACCTATCGCACAGAAAGAGACACTGGTCGTGGAGTTGCCGCCGCTGTTAGTACAATGAGTGCGGCTCTTGATGATCTGTTGCGTGAAATGCTTGGCGATATTGACCAGGCCAGGATCTTAAGTCCCTAGTCGTAGGACCTGTGCAGTTAGGTCCTTTGTAACCGGGTCCTATGCAGCATTATCGTTCTGGTAGTTGTGACGATTGCCGCTCCCGGTTAGTATCCGCGCCTTTCCGGCCTGAACTGCCGTTGTAGGAGTGCCCCGTGCGATTTGAGTCGACCCGTGGACAAGCCCCAAAGCTTGATTTCGACGATGTTTTACTGACTGGTTTAGCCAGAGATGGCGGACTCTATTTGCCTAAGGCTTGGCCACAGCTTAGCGCCGCCGAGCTAAAGTCGTTCAGGGCGCTATCCTATGCTGATCTGGCCACTGAAGTGACCAAGCCATATTTAGCTGAATCAAATGTGGCTGATACTTTACCCGAAGTAATGAAACAGGCATATGCGTCTTTTGATCACCCGGCTGTCGCACCGATGGTGCAGTTGGCGCCAAATACATGGCTAATGGAGCTGTATCATGGGCCAACTCTGGCGTTTAAAGATTACGCCCTGCAGGTTGTTGGCCATCTGTTTGACCGCGTGTTGTCACAGAAGAAAGAGCGCATCACGATTGTTGGGGCGACATCTGGCGATACAGGCTCTGCGGCTATTGCAGCCTGCGCTGATCGCGATGCTGTTGATATTATCATCTTACACCCCAAGGGCCGTGTTTCTGAGGTGCAGCGCCGTCAGATGACAACAGTGACTGCAGGTAATGTTCAAAACGTCGCCATCGACGGTACATTTGACGATTGCCAGGCGCTTGTTAAAGCGATGTTCAACGACCAGTCTTTTCGCGACGAGATGCATCTGTCGGCGGTCAATTCCATTAACTGGGCACGTATTATGGCGCAGATGGTTTATTATTTTTATGGGGCGTTGGCTTTAGGTGCACCAGACAGGCCAATAGCATTTGCTGTACCGACCGGGAATTTCGGCAACGTGTTTGCCGGGTATTGTGCTGCTAAAATGGGATTGCCGATTAAGGCGTTTTTGGTCGGTTCAAACCGGAACGATATTTTGACCCGGTATTTTGAGACGGGTGCCATGACAACCGAGCAAGTTGTGCCGTCGCTCAGCCCCGCCATGGATATACAGGTCTCCTCTAATTTTGAGAGGCTTCTCTTTGAATCTTATGGACGCGACGGTAATGCCGTGAAGCGTTTGATGGATGGCCTTGCTCAAAGCGGATCTTACACTGTTGAAGATACCGCGCGCAGTGCTATCGACAAACAATTCGTCGGCAGTCGCTTGAGTGACGATGAGACCAAAGCCATGATGAAATCCATATACCATGAGACGGGTCTGCTGGTTGACCCTCACACGGCAATTGGTGTTGATGCGGCACGGAAGTCCACACTGGACCCCTCTGTTCCTAAGATCGTGCTATCGACGGCACATCCAGCAAAATTTCCGGATGCGGTTGAAGCGGCGACCGGTGTCCGCCCTGGTTTACCGCCCGCGATGGCCGATCTGTATGATCGCAAAGAACGCTATACAGAACTGCCCAATGATCTTTCACAAGTACAGGCGTTTGTCCGCGCCCACAGTCGAGTCTGAGGCAAAGTAATTTGATGAACAGTTTATGAGTGGAACTTCTCGCTTAAAAACAACGACCCTCGATTCAGGTTTGCGTGTCGTGACAGATCTTATTCCCTCTGTTGAAACGACCGCGGTTGGAGCTTGGGTGGAGGCTGGTACGCGACATGAAACGCTCGAACTAAACGGTATTTCCCATCTGCTAGAGCATATGGCGTTTAAGGGTACACATCGTCGCACAGCGCTTCAGATTGCTGAGGATATGGATAACGTTGGAGGGCAGTTAAACGCCTACACGAGCCGCGACCATACGGCCTATTACGCTCATGTCTTGAAAGAAGACTTGCCGCTGGCAGTCGACATTCTCTCGGATATTTTGCTCAACGCGACTATGGATGAAGAAGAATTTGGGCGCGAGCAGCAAGTCGTGGTGCAGGAGATTTATCAATCAGAAGATACGCCCGATGATATTGTCTTTGATTGGTTGCAAGCAACGGCCTATCCGGAGCAAGCGCTGGGGTGGCCGGTGCTCGGCACTGTTGAGTCAGTTAACCGAATGACGGCTAACAACCTACAGCAATATATGTCTAGCCATTATCGGACCGGGAATATGGTTGTTTCTGCGGCCGGTCGCGTTGATCATGATGCCTTTGTTCAGAGCATTGCAGATGCCTTTGCGTCCTTACCACAAGGTGACGGCCCTAACAGCCAACTTGCCCATTATGTGGGCGGTGATGTTCGCGCTGCTCGCCCAGTCGAACAATTGCATCTGGTTTTGGGCTTTGATGGCGTGGGGTATCACGATCCCCATTATTATCCTTTATCGGCTTTGTCGGTGCTGTTCGGAGAAGGATTATCGTCTCGACTCTTCCAAGAAGTGCGAGAGAAGCGGGGTTTAGCCTATTCAGTGTTTTCGTCGACCAATGCTTGTGAAGATTCGGGTGTATTTACGGTCTATGCAGGAACCAGCCTGGATCAGACCGAAGAATTGGTCACGGTTCTGACCGAAGAAATTAAGAAAATGATGGGAGGGGCAACCGCTGACGAAATCAAACGTGCGAAAGCTCAACTCAAGGCCAGTTTGCTAATGGGGCTTGAAAGTATAGGAAGTCGGTGTGTCCAGCGCGCCCGGCAGATATTAGTTTATGGCCGTACATTGGATTCTGCTGAGATTATTGAACAGGTGGAAAGTGTCTCTATGGCATCCATACAAGACGCCGCCCATCGAGTTTTCTCGACATCCCCGACCATCGCAGCCATTGGACAGATTGACCGATTGGCTGACTACGACTCCATCAAAGCCCGTTTGACTTAAAAAAACATCCTAGGGGGCTTGCCGTTGTCTAAGCGTTCAAGTGAACGGCACGGTCACATATCGGTCACTTTAAAGTGGGGGCTCGCCTCAACGCCGGGCGTGGATAGTGTGCCTTTCAGAAGCAACCATCTGACCAGCTTGGAGATATTGATATGGCGACTTATTTAAAACGCGGCGCAACAGCAGAAGAAACTGAAGCAGCAGCTTTAAAAGTGCGCGATACGGTGACTGAAATTTTATCTCGGATCGGCAAAGAAGGTGACGCCGCCGTCAGGCATTACTCGGATACGTTTGATAAGTTCTCGCCCGAAAGCTTCAGGTTAACTGAGGCCGAGATTCAAGCCTGTGTGGATTCGCTGGACGAGCAAACCATCACGGATATCAAGTTTGCGCAAACACAGATCCGCAAATTCGCAGAAGCCCAGAAAGCATCCCTGCAGGATATCGAGATTGAAACCATTCCTGGCGTGCGGCTTGGTCACAAAAATATCCCCATTGAAAACGTTGGGTGTTATGTCCCTGGTGGACGCTATCCTATGGTTGCCTCGGCGCATATGAGTGTGCTGACTGCGCGCGTCGCTGGATGTAAACGGGTTATTGCCTGTACACCGCCGACCAACGGCGCGGCCCACCCGGCGACCATTGCAGCCATGCATTTTGCAGGCGCGGACGAAATTTATCTCATAGGCGGTGTGCAAGCCGTAGCGGCGATGGCGCTTGGAACAGAAACCATCGCGCCAGTCGATATGCTGGTCGGTCCGGGTAATGCCTATGTGGCTGAAGCAAAACGTCAACTCTTTGGCCGGGTAGGTATCGATCTATTTGCCGGCCCCACGGAAATTCTCGTGATTGCTGATGATACGGCGGACGGTGAAATGGTTGCCACAGACCTGCTCGGTCAAGCTGAGCATGGCCCGACTTCGCCCGCTGTTTTACTCACAACATCACAACGTGTTGCCGATGAAACCGTTGCAGAAATCGAGCGTCAACTTGGCGTTTTGGCAACGGCCGATGTTGCCGGTGCGGCGTGGCGGGATCATGGTGAAATCATTCTGTGTGAAGATGATGCTGAGATGCTGCGTGAGGCTGATGCTTTAGCATCTGAGCATGTTGAAATTCTGACCGCAGAACCCAAGTGGTGGCTGGACAATATGACCAACTATGGTGCCTTATTTCTTGGTAAAGAAACGAACGTAGCTTATGGCGACAAAGTGATCGGAACAAATCATACCCTGCCGACCAGTAAGGCGGCTCGCTATACGGGTGGGCTTTGGGTTGGAAAGTTTATTAAGACCTGTACCTATCAAACCTGCACAGAAGAAGCCTCGCGTATTATTGGTGAGTATGGGTCTCGGCTTTGTGCGATTGAGAACTTTGCAGGCCACCAGGAACAATGTGATCTGCGGGTTCGTCGCTATGGCAACTCCTAGAGATTTGGGATGAAGGCTACTATTGCAGTAGTCGGCGCAGGTTTGGTCGGTGCGGGCTGGGCCATTGTCTTCGCACGAGCGGGTTTCCCGACGCGTATCTATGATGCTGATCCAGGCCTTAGGTCAAAGATATTGGCCAGTATCCGCACAAACTTGGAAGATTTGGAATCCTTTGATCTGATTGAGTCCACGGGCACTGTGGCCGAATTAATCACGGTTCACGATACCATCGAGTCTGCTGTTGATGGTGTGAGTTATGTTCAGGAATCAGTGTTTGAGACAATTCCCGTTAAGTCTGAAATCACCGCTGCTCTTGATACCGCCTGTGCCCCTGATGTGGTTATTGGTAGTTCGTCCTCGGGCATCCCGGCCTCGGCCTTTACGGAGGCATTGCCTGGCCGGAACCGTTGCTTGATTGCTCATCCGGTCAATCCTCCCTATTTGGTGCCCTTGGTGGAGCTGGTGCCTGCACCCTGGACTGATTCTTCTGCAATGGATGTAGCCTTTCAACTGATGACAGAAGTTGGCCAATCGCCAATCCGCATCACCCGTGAAGTGGACGGCTTTGTCCTTAACCGTTTGCAAGGGGCGTTGCTCAATGAAGCCTGGGCCCTGTTTGAAGAGGGTTACGCCTCTGCCGAAGATATCGATAAGACGGTCTCTGAAGGGCTCGGGCTTAGGTGGTCATTCATGGGACCTTTTCAAACCATTGACCTGAATGCGCCCGGTGGCGTCGCTGATTACGCTGCACGACTAAGCCCTCTTTATCATACTGTCGCTCAGTCCCGGACGGAACCAAAACCATGGAGCGATAAATTGGTTCACGATGTTGAAGCTGAGCGCAGAACTCATTTATCTATAGAAGACCTTGCCTCCAGGCGTGAATGGCGCGACCGTCGGCTTATGGCGTTGGCGGCTCATAAACGGAAAGCGGCAAAAAAACTAGGCGATTAAGAAAGAGGGCTGTCATGGAAGTAGGGACATCACTGTTTGATCTCACGGGCCAAACAGCTCTGATCACAGGCGCTTCGAAGGGCCTGGGTGAAGGATGTGCGTTGGCTCTGGCAGATGCCGGTGCAGATGTCGTTTTAGTCGCGCGTAAGGCAGAGCCATTGCAAGATGTGGCTGCCCAGATCGAGCGCAGGGGGCGGAATGCACATAAAATTGTCTGTGACGTCACGGATGGGGCGTCGTTTAATAAGCTACTTTCCGATGCGCCGCCCATTCATATTCTTGTGAATAATGCGGGCACAAATGTGCCAGAACCATTTGAGGATGTAACAGAAGAACACTTCGATAGAATTATGGACGTCAACGTTCGTGCAGCATTCTTCGTGGCGCAAGCTGTTACGAGGCGCATGATTGTTGCGGAAACCAAAGGCTCTATCATTCATATGTCGTCACAGATGGGGCATGTGGGTGCAGTCAATCGCACAGTTTATTGTGCGTCTAAGCATGCCATTGAAGGTTTGACGAAAGCCATGGCCGTCGAACTGGCACCTCATGGTATTCGGGTGAATACGGTCGCGCCAACATTTATAGAGACGCCCCTCACGCAACCATTTTTTGAAGATGCAATGTTTAAGGATTCAGTTTTAAAACAGATTCCACTTGGCCATATCGGTCAAATTATAGATGTTGCCAGCGCAGTTGTTTATTTGGCATCACCTGCGGCGCGTATGGTTACCGGTTCGTGCCTAAAAGTAGATGGTGGCTGGACTGCGCATTAAGACTGCCAGCTAAAACTGGTCAGGCGTGCCCGGCCTCACCGACCAAGGATGCTGGACTAATGCCTAGAGTGCCCAACGCGCGATCCCACTTAGAATCTGAGTCCTCGGACCATAACAGCTCGCTATCGACGGGCACGTTAAGCCAGGCATTATTTTTAATCTCTTCATCCAACTGGCCTTCTCCCCAGCCTGCATAGCCAAGCGCCATAAGGCATTTCTTTGGGCCAGTCCCATAAGCAATAGATTTTAGAATTTCTGTTGTTGCGCTGAGCGCGACAGACTCATCAACAACTAACGTGCCATCCATTTGATAGTCGGAAGAATGTAATACAAAGCCTCGGGCGGATTCTACCGGTCCACCGCAGTGGACGATGATCCGATCGCAGGCAGGCGTAGACTCTATGCCCATCTGGTCGAGGATGTCTGGAAATTTTAATTCTTCGAGTGGCTGGTTAACAATCAAGCCCATCGCACCATCTGCGGAGTGCGCGCAAATATAAATTAAAGCGCGTTCAAAGCGGGGATCACCCATAGCAGGCATCGCCGCCAGAAACTGGCCAGATAAATATCCAGGTTCAGTTGAGTTGCGGATCATATCTAAACAATGCGCTGATCATGATGGCAAAACAAGGGCGGTATTTGGAAAATTTTTCTTGCATTTTTAGGTGACAGGCTTCGTTCATACGCCTAACACCTTAATCAATATATTTTGTTTAGAGTCCGACCAGTATGACAATTTCGACCGGGTCCGCTATTCCAGACATCTCCCTTTTTGTTGCGGGGGCAAACGGCCCTCAACCTGTCACGACAGGTGATATATTTTCGAACAAGCGCGTGGTGCTCTTTGGTCTTCCTGGCGCGTTCACGCCAACATGTTCAACACGACACCTTCCTGGCTATCTCGAAAAAAAATCTATGTTTAAAGAGGCCGGAATCGACCAATTGGTCTGCATGTCTGTGAATGATGCGTTTGTAATGGGTGCTTGGGCGCAGCAGCAAGAAGTGAATGATCAAATTTTGATGCTGGCAGATGGCAATGGTGATTTTGCTTCTGCCCTTGGTTTAAATCGGGATATGAGTGAGAGGGGCATGGGTGAGCGGTGCCATCGGTTTGCTTTGATTGCAGACGACGCTCGGGTTGAGGATGTGTTTATTGAGCCTTCAGGCGGCTTCGGTATTTCAAGTGCTGAAAACGTCTTAACGTGGGTTTAAAACTGAAATTTGATATTTACGTGTGAGCGTTAGTTCTTTTTTAGCAGACTTGTTCACCGTGCTGGATTTTCTCTGCTTCCCAGCGTGCAAGATCATCAACCCGCTCGTTTTCTGGGTGTCCGGCGTGACCCTTTACCCATTTCCATGTCACATTATGTTTCTTTCTTGCGTCGTCGAGAGAGAGCCATAGGTCAGCATTTTTTACTGGTTTTTTCGCTGCTGTTTTCCAGCCCCGCGCTTTCCACCCTTGTATCCATTCGGTGATACCTTTTTGTACATATTGGCTGTCGGTATAAACAACGACCGTACACGGTCGTGTTAAGGCATTGAGTCCTTCAATCACGGCCTGCATTTCCATGCGGTTATTGGTCGTGTCTGGTTCTCCCCCAGCTAGTTCTTTGTCTGTGCCATTGAAGCGCAACAAAGCCCCCCAGCCCCCTGGCCCTGGATTGCCGAGGCAGGCACCATCGGTGAAAAGCTCAACTGAAATGGCCTTGTCGTTGGTCATGATAATCCGTAAGCCGCGATGCTGCTGACGCTTTGATGAAACCGCAGTTTCTGCAAATATTCAGATGGATCTTTAGGGCGGACCAGTGCGCCTTCAGGTGTGTTGACCCAATCATAAAGCCGAGTCAGTAGAAACCGGACTGCAGCCCCACGCGCTAAAATCGGGAGTGCAGATTTTTCTGCTTCGGTCAGGAGTCTTCCTTTTTCATAGCCGGCGAGTAGACGATGCGCCTTGGTCACATTCA
Proteins encoded in this region:
- a CDS encoding pitrilysin family protein — encoded protein: MSGTSRLKTTTLDSGLRVVTDLIPSVETTAVGAWVEAGTRHETLELNGISHLLEHMAFKGTHRRTALQIAEDMDNVGGQLNAYTSRDHTAYYAHVLKEDLPLAVDILSDILLNATMDEEEFGREQQVVVQEIYQSEDTPDDIVFDWLQATAYPEQALGWPVLGTVESVNRMTANNLQQYMSSHYRTGNMVVSAAGRVDHDAFVQSIADAFASLPQGDGPNSQLAHYVGGDVRAARPVEQLHLVLGFDGVGYHDPHYYPLSALSVLFGEGLSSRLFQEVREKRGLAYSVFSSTNACEDSGVFTVYAGTSLDQTEELVTVLTEEIKKMMGGATADEIKRAKAQLKASLLMGLESIGSRCVQRARQILVYGRTLDSAEIIEQVESVSMASIQDAAHRVFSTSPTIAAIGQIDRLADYDSIKARLT
- the thrC gene encoding threonine synthase, producing MRFESTRGQAPKLDFDDVLLTGLARDGGLYLPKAWPQLSAAELKSFRALSYADLATEVTKPYLAESNVADTLPEVMKQAYASFDHPAVAPMVQLAPNTWLMELYHGPTLAFKDYALQVVGHLFDRVLSQKKERITIVGATSGDTGSAAIAACADRDAVDIIILHPKGRVSEVQRRQMTTVTAGNVQNVAIDGTFDDCQALVKAMFNDQSFRDEMHLSAVNSINWARIMAQMVYYFYGALALGAPDRPIAFAVPTGNFGNVFAGYCAAKMGLPIKAFLVGSNRNDILTRYFETGAMTTEQVVPSLSPAMDIQVSSNFERLLFESYGRDGNAVKRLMDGLAQSGSYTVEDTARSAIDKQFVGSRLSDDETKAMMKSIYHETGLLVDPHTAIGVDAARKSTLDPSVPKIVLSTAHPAKFPDAVEAATGVRPGLPPAMADLYDRKERYTELPNDLSQVQAFVRAHSRV
- a CDS encoding peroxiredoxin → MTISTGSAIPDISLFVAGANGPQPVTTGDIFSNKRVVLFGLPGAFTPTCSTRHLPGYLEKKSMFKEAGIDQLVCMSVNDAFVMGAWAQQQEVNDQILMLADGNGDFASALGLNRDMSERGMGERCHRFALIADDARVEDVFIEPSGGFGISSAENVLTWV
- a CDS encoding ABC transporter ATP-binding protein — its product is MAEPALLEDPNVDSPQAAPDRDVVIEVRDLVTHYGPREILHSVSLDVYQGETLVIMGGSGSGKTTFLNALLGLVKPTSGYVRLLGQDLNGIDGVARTKLRQKMGVAFQSGALFTSMNVLQNIMLPLREHTTLDETTMQIMARLKMEVVNLSGFDNLMPAELSGGMIKRAAFARAIVMDPRVLFCDEPSAGLDPVVASAIDDLIIDLRDAMGMSIVVVTHELESAFKIADRICVLDQGNILMVGTVEEVKASDNERIQNLLNRRTEEEVLDPDEYLRRLTAAKD
- the rnhA gene encoding ribonuclease HI, with amino-acid sequence MTNDKAISVELFTDGACLGNPGPGGWGALLRFNGTDKELAGGEPDTTNNRMEMQAVIEGLNALTRPCTVVVYTDSQYVQKGITEWIQGWKARGWKTAAKKPVKNADLWLSLDDARKKHNVTWKWVKGHAGHPENERVDDLARWEAEKIQHGEQVC
- the hisD gene encoding histidinol dehydrogenase; its protein translation is MATYLKRGATAEETEAAALKVRDTVTEILSRIGKEGDAAVRHYSDTFDKFSPESFRLTEAEIQACVDSLDEQTITDIKFAQTQIRKFAEAQKASLQDIEIETIPGVRLGHKNIPIENVGCYVPGGRYPMVASAHMSVLTARVAGCKRVIACTPPTNGAAHPATIAAMHFAGADEIYLIGGVQAVAAMALGTETIAPVDMLVGPGNAYVAEAKRQLFGRVGIDLFAGPTEILVIADDTADGEMVATDLLGQAEHGPTSPAVLLTTSQRVADETVAEIERQLGVLATADVAGAAWRDHGEIILCEDDAEMLREADALASEHVEILTAEPKWWLDNMTNYGALFLGKETNVAYGDKVIGTNHTLPTSKAARYTGGLWVGKFIKTCTYQTCTEEASRIIGEYGSRLCAIENFAGHQEQCDLRVRRYGNS
- a CDS encoding MlaD family protein, with amino-acid sequence MKDSSINYVVVGGFVSVMIVVFVVIISMLAGSTGSTDKYYTVYSNVGGLKFGTQVLYEGYQIGQVDSVEPIFEDGKVQFRVNIEVQEGWVIPDDSVARATVSGLLSAMTVDIAGGDSDVRLPPGSQIPGVAPSNFFAALSEIGAEFGDLSQNSIKPLIESLGSYVTQLGDAAVDNAGPMLVNLNSISADLNTKLPEISASLTRTARLIETDVMGEENRDNLTAVLRNFEVASSDMAGLAAELNETRTLIHESVKQINAVVSENATDVNDSVKDLRYTLATISRTIDDITGNLEASSRNFAEFSRSIRQNPGLLLGGSPQQDESLANSGR
- a CDS encoding 3-hydroxyacyl-CoA dehydrogenase, whose product is MKATIAVVGAGLVGAGWAIVFARAGFPTRIYDADPGLRSKILASIRTNLEDLESFDLIESTGTVAELITVHDTIESAVDGVSYVQESVFETIPVKSEITAALDTACAPDVVIGSSSSGIPASAFTEALPGRNRCLIAHPVNPPYLVPLVELVPAPWTDSSAMDVAFQLMTEVGQSPIRITREVDGFVLNRLQGALLNEAWALFEEGYASAEDIDKTVSEGLGLRWSFMGPFQTIDLNAPGGVADYAARLSPLYHTVAQSRTEPKPWSDKLVHDVEAERRTHLSIEDLASRREWRDRRLMALAAHKRKAAKKLGD
- a CDS encoding ABC transporter permease, encoding MTGRVADSLERVGRAAVAGVAEVGFAAVLFAQSLFWMVLGHKRAQPVRLTMIFERAMEVGIAAVPIVTLMSITIGIMLAIQGIYTLSTFGAEQQVTIGVGISVVREFGPLITGILVAGRTGSSLAARIGTMRINQEVDALEVMGVNPVRFLVTPALVAMTVMVPVLTFWADLVMLAGAGWYISIELGMSMGAYVDNLREIIVVDDVMHGLGKSVLFGVLITLVGVINGALVEGGAEGVGRMTTRSVVLAISAIIVTDMIFAFITTR
- a CDS encoding SDR family oxidoreductase; amino-acid sequence: MEVGTSLFDLTGQTALITGASKGLGEGCALALADAGADVVLVARKAEPLQDVAAQIERRGRNAHKIVCDVTDGASFNKLLSDAPPIHILVNNAGTNVPEPFEDVTEEHFDRIMDVNVRAAFFVAQAVTRRMIVAETKGSIIHMSSQMGHVGAVNRTVYCASKHAIEGLTKAMAVELAPHGIRVNTVAPTFIETPLTQPFFEDAMFKDSVLKQIPLGHIGQIIDVASAVVYLASPAARMVTGSCLKVDGGWTAH
- a CDS encoding ABC-type transport auxiliary lipoprotein family protein, encoding MAHSVLVRCGLFAEIRRVGFTSILAVAVASCSSPPVPTDTFYNLTSGRSVGVESQSKISAALEVPPFRAEGVINERAIVYRETETIQKQYTYHYWSEPPAIMIQRSVIDALRSAQAFDQVAAPEIRTNRDYELTGILRRLEHVVGGTSKVVVEFDVGLRRIRGNDLVFLKTYRTERDTGRGVAAAVSTMSAALDDLLREMLGDIDQARILSP
- a CDS encoding YqgE/AlgH family protein, producing MIRNSTEPGYLSGQFLAAMPAMGDPRFERALIYICAHSADGAMGLIVNQPLEELKFPDILDQMGIESTPACDRIIVHCGGPVESARGFVLHSSDYQMDGTLVVDESVALSATTEILKSIAYGTGPKKCLMALGYAGWGEGQLDEEIKNNAWLNVPVDSELLWSEDSDSKWDRALGTLGISPASLVGEAGHA